One genomic segment of Marinitoga piezophila KA3 includes these proteins:
- a CDS encoding flagellar hook-basal body complex protein, with amino-acid sequence MLRAMFSGQSGLKNFQTQLDVIGNNISNVNTVGYKTSRVTFQNTLSQTLSESRGASGQFGGINPTQVGLGSKIASIDKIMTQGSLQNTGNKTDMAIKGDGFFVLSDGLTKYFSRAGNFTLDSEGHFVNPSSGMKLQGWNAKITETGKRYIDSNEPIQDITISPNLVMEARETTFLNLADNLNSDVGIKETTMTIKSSSGDVVPVKFTFERIMSEQYKDRIVYRWHAQSIDPDKNYTLLGGSNYGEVELDEVGNVLRWSNYPGHVVRANATNDFNSSYPADSRIDIGKNGIDWPLRAYGDISVTDSNGNPVTLSSQDSTRDSRPDIAIYRDATNPNQVTIQVTDSGGTQYTGTISTDGTFYDLNRNFAQGVTLTDSGGNEITLKNLILDSGVSESVALLPVGSTNALSIELYQSSSDDATEWGLDGIYMTDTKGELIPKYQDEDNRLQLTDGTNTRNVKFLGGISLKDSQNNEVYYDPRDISFSVDNNGNVTITLKVEESGSLKTVTFTDADGDSASADTVEEFNAKMESGWKSTDGKYTIAGLSVIEANATDTFVATTGNTAGETSEDGTVRYIAARKIIQTPVSGELRLIDTENSQNYKIAEYENPNVVISTKIYDSLGNDYDINIKYTKIADNTWYWKAETVDGQPLYKITEDGTTTSDPAEGVIAFDGKGQYLSSRWRLDSVGYVDYDTSDGNNGAIGFWFDPASTGESPNERVAPSSVAAAGPVKVSLNMYDLTQFAAPNSVNIADQDGNAKGVLQNFTINDLGEVLGIFSNGKSDLIAQVAVAKFTNPGGLLDVGNSMFMQSDNSGIAKIGSFGEEGAGTLVSGALEMSNVDLSEEFTKMITAQRGFQAAARVITTSDQILTELVNLKR; translated from the coding sequence ATGTTAAGAGCAATGTTTAGTGGTCAGAGTGGATTGAAAAACTTTCAGACACAATTAGACGTTATAGGTAATAATATCTCCAATGTAAACACCGTTGGTTATAAAACTTCAAGAGTAACATTTCAGAATACACTTTCACAAACATTATCTGAAAGTAGAGGAGCAAGTGGACAATTTGGTGGAATAAATCCTACACAGGTTGGATTGGGATCAAAAATAGCATCAATAGATAAAATAATGACACAGGGGTCACTTCAGAATACAGGAAATAAAACAGATATGGCAATAAAAGGAGATGGATTTTTTGTATTATCAGATGGATTAACAAAATACTTTTCAAGAGCAGGTAACTTTACATTAGATTCAGAAGGGCATTTTGTAAATCCATCAAGTGGTATGAAATTACAGGGATGGAATGCAAAAATAACAGAAACAGGAAAAAGATATATAGATTCCAATGAACCTATTCAGGATATAACAATTTCTCCAAATCTTGTTATGGAAGCAAGAGAAACAACATTCCTTAATTTAGCGGACAATTTAAATTCTGATGTTGGAATAAAAGAAACAACAATGACAATAAAATCCTCATCAGGTGATGTTGTTCCGGTAAAATTTACCTTTGAAAGAATAATGTCAGAACAATATAAAGATAGAATTGTATATAGATGGCATGCTCAAAGTATAGATCCAGATAAAAACTATACATTACTTGGAGGAAGTAATTACGGTGAAGTTGAACTTGATGAAGTTGGTAATGTATTAAGATGGTCTAACTATCCAGGACATGTTGTTAGAGCCAATGCAACAAATGATTTTAACTCTTCATATCCTGCAGATTCAAGAATAGATATAGGTAAAAATGGAATAGATTGGCCATTAAGAGCATATGGAGATATTTCTGTAACAGATTCTAACGGTAATCCTGTTACATTAAGTTCTCAGGATTCAACAAGAGATAGCAGACCTGATATAGCGATATATAGAGATGCAACAAATCCAAATCAGGTAACAATCCAGGTTACAGATTCTGGAGGAACACAATATACAGGAACAATTTCTACAGACGGAACATTTTATGATTTAAACAGAAATTTTGCACAGGGAGTTACTCTTACCGATAGTGGAGGTAATGAAATAACATTAAAAAATCTTATTTTAGATTCAGGTGTTTCAGAATCAGTTGCATTATTACCAGTAGGTTCTACAAACGCATTATCCATAGAATTATATCAATCTTCATCTGATGATGCCACTGAGTGGGGACTTGATGGTATATACATGACAGATACAAAAGGAGAATTAATTCCAAAATATCAGGATGAAGATAATAGATTACAACTAACAGATGGTACAAATACAAGGAATGTGAAATTCTTAGGCGGTATTTCATTAAAAGACAGTCAGAACAATGAAGTATATTATGATCCAAGGGATATATCATTTAGTGTAGATAATAATGGAAATGTAACTATAACATTAAAAGTGGAAGAAAGTGGTTCATTAAAAACAGTAACCTTTACAGATGCAGATGGAGATAGCGCATCAGCAGATACAGTTGAAGAATTTAATGCAAAAATGGAAAGTGGATGGAAATCAACAGATGGAAAATACACAATAGCTGGATTATCAGTAATAGAAGCAAATGCTACAGACACATTTGTTGCAACAACCGGAAACACAGCAGGTGAAACATCAGAAGATGGAACAGTTAGATATATTGCAGCAAGAAAAATAATTCAAACTCCAGTTTCAGGTGAATTAAGATTAATAGATACAGAAAATTCTCAGAATTATAAAATAGCAGAATACGAAAATCCAAATGTGGTTATTTCAACAAAAATATATGATTCACTTGGAAATGATTACGATATAAATATAAAATACACAAAAATTGCTGACAACACATGGTACTGGAAAGCAGAAACAGTAGACGGACAGCCATTATACAAAATAACAGAAGATGGTACAACAACATCTGACCCTGCAGAAGGTGTTATAGCCTTTGATGGAAAAGGTCAATATTTAAGTTCAAGATGGAGATTGGATTCAGTTGGATATGTTGATTATGACACATCAGATGGAAACAATGGAGCTATTGGATTCTGGTTTGATCCTGCAAGCACAGGTGAATCTCCAAATGAAAGGGTTGCACCATCATCAGTTGCAGCGGCTGGACCTGTAAAAGTATCTTTAAACATGTATGATTTAACACAATTTGCAGCACCAAATTCAGTAAACATTGCAGATCAGGATGGAAATGCAAAAGGCGTATTGCAGAATTTCACAATTAATGATTTAGGTGAAGTGTTGGGAATATTCTCAAATGGAAAATCAGATTTAATTGCTCAGGTAGCTGTTGCTAAATTCACTAATCCTGGAGGATTGCTTGATGTAGGTAACTCAATGTTTATGCAAAGTGATAACAGTGGAATTGCCAAAATAGGATCTTTTGGTGAGGAAGGTGCAGGAACTCTTGTATCAGGAGCGTTAGAAATGTCAAATGTTGATTTATCAGAAGAATTTACAAAAATGATTACAGCCCAGAGAGGATTCCAGGCAGCAGCAAGGGTAATAACAACATCAGATCAGATTTTAACAGAGCTTGTTAACCTCAAGAGATAA
- a CDS encoding flagellar hook-length control protein FliK: protein MISGLPLLFSIKKEKKALFANENNEIKSANKTFYKLFVENKNSSLNHASKINSFVKKEAFRDNEKSRILKSLNIKKINIKKINGYETGNSHLKSFAIKKVKLTKLEKSLKNDNLKIENKENVDYKKIIEILKSVEENIKYLKIEPEKINKKALIEIKKEIDNIKKAIFSLEKKTEDKSGLNEKLKQIVEIFEKDIKNIENSKQIRKIYIKDSDLIKFSENKETQKFSREINIKKEELKSDNKSDNKLEVINKSIEMLKNKIDELDKLSEKMNKVIVENKSNNLINKKESKINEANKEKLIKELKQIHKKLQNMNSKEDKNEINEVKRIIIALINKISDRNKSNEIKEIKNELSKALEKIKLINIEIENKKSEIIESKKIEVINNNEFNENQIKDKIRKILIKSDLKLTEINKGNPDTKHKEKIMKIAEEIINTVESYTKTKISNKDEIKEKVYKKIKESGINNLNINKLNEDNEKLLESLINLFDFHKVKKEIKNPEIKKIINETAGKIFNILKNNHNIKYEDKNIKKIEYLILEAVKNNKENSEEKETAKIITESIIKELNINPFQKNEGKTKDLKIKIEKEIESMIKKINKQIKEGDVKELNIDKKTTENHNEKLNFTKEDVKKVIRFILSYKEKDEILSKDTREEIKEIKKIIIDNQNKKSESPIGQKKEKDLSNITRRENNLNELQNKIEKLIKDIFHDVEQSKLTPETYPEELKKLIKDIQKVFFKSPEKNEKIKSSHNINNIKRENGGKIEKRINNKIDQNNKNNEFERIRINRNNTEKFKYLENKEVDNAEFIKNEKVPEILKAKSVKYKKLKNTLNLKKGNNYKVSIKNTFDSKQKVLQIKDKNINIKILINNNKQAVALLKSIELNKAHIKKPQNNIDVNLLKHKIQTFMENNKKHVEKIYSSEKSEGYILKNNISGNNIKDLKGVLSKNKMDYTLVKNYKDIKVLIKYSKEGIDEAREILKTVENIKIKKNNKISYIPENKIENFRNLKRDKKVELKSPIFEKKVEYLHPHLLKQTSAQETRQLTNNNVPKTITINELQNRIVNTIKKIENVPKYFEKTVVKVNPPDLGEVEIKIIKSMKNLSLDITVENDRYGREIEKRLENVIQVFKENYEKMELNIKTDQRNEQNQDNSQNQQRENNQKENLYKENDSENEKKRKDKRNTFWEFLRGDLNDQ, encoded by the coding sequence AAATGGCTATGAAACTGGAAATAGCCATTTAAAGTCTTTTGCCATAAAGAAGGTTAAATTAACAAAACTGGAGAAAAGCTTAAAAAATGACAATTTGAAAATAGAAAATAAAGAAAATGTTGATTATAAGAAGATAATAGAAATACTGAAAAGTGTAGAAGAAAATATAAAATATTTAAAGATAGAACCAGAAAAAATAAATAAAAAAGCTTTAATAGAGATAAAAAAAGAAATAGATAATATAAAAAAAGCAATATTTTCTTTAGAAAAAAAGACTGAAGATAAAAGTGGATTAAATGAAAAGTTAAAACAGATAGTAGAAATATTTGAAAAAGATATAAAAAATATAGAAAACTCAAAGCAAATAAGAAAAATATATATAAAGGATTCTGATTTAATAAAATTTTCAGAGAATAAAGAAACTCAGAAATTCAGCAGAGAGATTAATATAAAAAAGGAAGAATTAAAAAGTGACAATAAGAGTGATAATAAACTGGAAGTAATAAATAAATCAATTGAAATGTTAAAAAATAAAATTGATGAACTGGATAAATTATCAGAAAAAATGAACAAAGTGATTGTTGAAAACAAGAGTAATAATTTAATAAATAAGAAAGAAAGTAAAATAAACGAAGCAAATAAAGAAAAATTAATTAAGGAATTAAAGCAAATACACAAAAAATTACAAAATATGAATTCAAAAGAAGACAAAAATGAAATTAATGAAGTAAAAAGAATTATAATTGCTTTAATAAATAAAATATCTGATAGAAACAAATCCAATGAAATTAAAGAAATAAAAAACGAGTTAAGCAAAGCATTGGAAAAAATAAAACTAATAAATATTGAAATTGAAAATAAGAAATCAGAGATAATAGAAAGTAAGAAGATAGAGGTAATTAATAATAATGAATTTAATGAAAATCAGATAAAAGATAAAATAAGAAAAATTTTAATAAAATCAGATTTGAAATTAACTGAAATCAATAAAGGAAATCCTGATACCAAACACAAAGAAAAAATAATGAAAATAGCAGAGGAAATAATTAATACAGTAGAATCTTATACTAAAACAAAAATATCAAATAAAGATGAAATCAAAGAGAAAGTTTATAAAAAAATTAAAGAATCTGGGATAAATAATCTTAATATCAATAAATTAAATGAAGATAATGAAAAGCTTTTAGAAAGCTTAATAAATCTCTTTGATTTTCATAAAGTGAAAAAAGAAATAAAAAATCCAGAAATAAAGAAAATAATAAATGAAACCGCTGGAAAAATATTTAATATATTAAAAAATAATCATAATATAAAATATGAAGATAAAAACATAAAAAAAATAGAATATTTAATATTAGAAGCGGTAAAAAATAACAAAGAAAATTCAGAAGAAAAGGAAACGGCAAAGATAATTACCGAAAGTATAATTAAAGAATTAAACATAAATCCATTTCAGAAAAATGAAGGTAAAACTAAAGACTTAAAAATAAAAATTGAAAAAGAAATTGAATCCATGATAAAAAAGATAAATAAACAAATAAAAGAAGGCGATGTCAAAGAGCTCAATATAGATAAAAAAACAACAGAAAATCATAATGAAAAATTAAATTTTACAAAAGAAGATGTAAAAAAGGTTATAAGATTTATATTATCTTATAAAGAAAAAGATGAAATATTATCCAAAGATACCAGAGAAGAAATAAAGGAAATAAAGAAAATAATTATAGATAATCAGAATAAAAAAAGTGAATCACCAATTGGACAAAAAAAAGAAAAAGATCTTAGTAATATTACTCGAAGAGAGAATAATTTAAATGAACTACAAAATAAAATAGAAAAATTAATAAAAGATATTTTTCATGATGTTGAACAATCTAAATTAACTCCTGAAACATATCCAGAAGAACTTAAAAAATTAATAAAAGATATTCAAAAAGTTTTCTTTAAATCGCCTGAAAAAAATGAAAAAATCAAATCCTCTCATAATATAAATAATATAAAAAGAGAAAATGGAGGAAAGATAGAAAAGCGTATAAACAACAAAATAGATCAAAATAATAAAAACAATGAGTTTGAAAGGATACGTATAAATAGAAATAATACTGAAAAGTTCAAATATCTGGAAAATAAAGAAGTGGATAATGCGGAATTTATTAAAAATGAAAAAGTTCCAGAAATCTTAAAGGCTAAATCTGTAAAATACAAAAAATTAAAAAATACGTTGAATCTAAAAAAAGGTAATAATTATAAAGTTTCAATAAAAAATACCTTTGATAGTAAACAGAAAGTATTGCAGATAAAAGATAAAAATATCAATATAAAAATATTAATTAATAACAATAAACAAGCCGTAGCATTATTGAAAAGTATAGAATTAAACAAAGCTCATATAAAAAAACCACAGAATAATATAGACGTAAATCTATTAAAACACAAAATACAGACTTTTATGGAAAATAACAAAAAACATGTTGAAAAAATATATTCTTCAGAAAAATCAGAAGGATATATATTAAAAAACAATATCTCTGGAAATAATATCAAGGATTTAAAAGGAGTATTATCGAAAAATAAAATGGATTATACATTAGTTAAAAATTATAAAGACATAAAAGTTCTGATTAAATACAGTAAAGAAGGAATAGATGAAGCAAGGGAAATACTAAAAACAGTAGAAAATATTAAGATAAAGAAAAATAACAAAATATCCTATATACCAGAAAATAAAATAGAAAATTTTAGAAATTTAAAAAGGGATAAAAAAGTAGAATTAAAATCTCCAATATTTGAGAAAAAAGTGGAATATTTACATCCGCATTTGTTAAAACAAACATCAGCGCAGGAAACAAGGCAGTTAACAAACAATAATGTTCCAAAAACAATTACAATAAATGAATTACAAAATCGTATAGTTAATACAATAAAGAAAATAGAAAATGTTCCAAAATACTTTGAAAAAACTGTAGTAAAAGTTAATCCACCAGATCTTGGAGAAGTTGAAATAAAAATAATAAAATCAATGAAAAATTTATCCCTTGATATTACAGTTGAAAATGACAGATACGGAAGAGAAATTGAAAAACGGCTTGAAAATGTTATACAGGTATTTAAGGAAAATTATGAAAAAATGGAATTAAATATAAAGACAGATCAGAGAAATGAGCAAAATCAGGATAATTCTCAAAATCAGCAAAGAGAAAATAATCAAAAAGAGAATTTATATAAAGAAAATGACAGCGAAAATGAAAAAAAGAGAAAAGATAAAAGAAATACATTCTGGGAATTTTTGAGAGGTGATCTAAATGATCAATAA
- a CDS encoding flagellar FlbD family protein — MIKVTNLGGKEFYINPDMIEKIESRPDTTIILNNGHIYIVKEDVKKIIEEIINFKSRIFSGTYSRGD, encoded by the coding sequence TTGATAAAAGTAACTAATCTTGGAGGTAAAGAGTTTTATATAAATCCTGATATGATAGAAAAGATAGAGTCCCGTCCAGATACAACAATAATTTTAAACAATGGTCATATCTATATAGTAAAAGAAGATGTAAAAAAAATAATAGAAGAAATAATAAACTTTAAAAGCAGGATATTTTCCGGGACATACTCAAGGGGTGATTAG
- a CDS encoding flagellar hook assembly protein FlgD, translating into MINNVDPAASLVFSQYSKPKSSEPKKELDKDAFLKILMTQLKYQDPTNTMNDREFISQMSELSMTEQIMNMSESFQDMVNSQMSLFKVQTSNLIGKNVVVENNKINLVNGFSDAIIYNLEEPTKVFVDIYDENDNLVFTKSLGIQEEGMKTFNWDGRNTDGSQVADGTYKYDVYTYKDGKKVKIGGLDGGKVDAVQFEDNQFYVLVNGRKYSTDKIVEISEI; encoded by the coding sequence ATGATCAATAATGTTGATCCAGCAGCAAGTTTAGTATTTTCACAGTATTCAAAGCCTAAAAGTTCAGAACCCAAAAAAGAACTGGATAAAGATGCATTTTTAAAGATTTTAATGACACAGTTAAAGTATCAGGATCCAACCAATACAATGAACGATAGAGAATTTATCTCGCAAATGTCTGAACTGTCAATGACAGAACAAATAATGAATATGAGTGAATCGTTTCAGGATATGGTTAACTCCCAAATGAGTTTATTTAAAGTACAAACGTCCAATTTAATAGGTAAAAATGTTGTGGTAGAAAACAATAAAATAAATCTTGTTAATGGATTTTCTGATGCAATAATTTATAATCTTGAAGAACCAACCAAGGTATTTGTGGATATTTATGATGAAAATGACAATCTTGTTTTTACAAAGAGTTTGGGTATTCAGGAAGAAGGAATGAAAACATTTAACTGGGATGGAAGAAATACAGATGGTTCTCAGGTTGCAGATGGAACATACAAGTATGACGTATATACGTACAAAGATGGGAAAAAGGTAAAAATCGGAGGTTTAGATGGAGGAAAGGTAGATGCAGTACAATTTGAAGACAATCAATTTTATGTTTTGGTAAATGGAAGAAAGTATAGCACAGACAAAATAGTGGAAATATCAGAAATATAA